One genomic region from Hoeflea algicola encodes:
- the hisD gene encoding histidinol dehydrogenase, translating into MTVQTEFPGVSFVKHPTRSAVSDNAPVETLVAEILAAVRTKGDAAVREYSRKFDKADLDAFEVTQAEREAALAALEPQSRADTEFAIANVRAFAEAQLGTMKPLEVELLAGVHMGHRVIPIDRVGCYVPGGRYPLLSAPVMTIVPAKVAGVGEVVACLPPNAHPAMIAGCHLSGADRIFKIGGAQAIAAMAYGTETVPNVDKIVGPGNAFVNEAKRQVFGPIGIDQLAGPSEIYTLADETGDAEMIATDLLAQAEHDVRTRVGLITTHEPLARAVLAEVERQLVDLSTAETAGAAWRDYGEIALCADEAAMIAYSDHIAAEHLQVHTADAKGLALKLRNYGSLFIGELASVVYSDKCSGTNHTLPTMAAGRYTGGLWVGTYVKIATHQWLTAEGVKQVAPPAVRQSANEGLEGHRRAAQLRLDRLQAQGK; encoded by the coding sequence ATGACAGTACAGACTGAGTTTCCAGGCGTCTCTTTCGTCAAGCACCCCACGCGCAGCGCCGTGTCTGACAACGCTCCGGTCGAAACGCTGGTGGCCGAAATTCTGGCTGCGGTGCGCACCAAGGGCGATGCAGCAGTACGGGAATACTCGCGCAAATTCGACAAGGCTGATCTGGACGCGTTCGAGGTCACCCAGGCCGAGCGTGAGGCAGCCCTTGCCGCGCTTGAACCGCAGAGCCGCGCTGATACCGAATTTGCGATCGCCAATGTTCGCGCCTTTGCCGAGGCACAGCTTGGGACAATGAAACCGCTGGAGGTCGAACTGCTGGCCGGCGTGCATATGGGCCATCGCGTGATCCCGATCGACCGGGTCGGCTGCTATGTGCCCGGCGGGCGCTATCCGCTGTTATCGGCACCGGTGATGACCATCGTCCCGGCCAAGGTTGCAGGCGTTGGTGAAGTTGTGGCGTGTCTGCCGCCAAACGCGCATCCGGCAATGATTGCCGGCTGTCATCTGTCGGGCGCCGACCGGATCTTCAAGATCGGTGGCGCGCAGGCAATCGCGGCAATGGCCTACGGCACTGAAACCGTGCCCAATGTCGACAAGATCGTCGGCCCCGGCAATGCCTTCGTCAACGAAGCCAAGCGTCAGGTCTTTGGCCCGATCGGCATCGACCAGCTAGCTGGCCCCTCGGAGATCTATACCCTTGCCGATGAAACCGGCGATGCGGAGATGATTGCCACCGACCTGCTGGCGCAGGCCGAGCATGACGTGCGTACACGGGTCGGCCTGATAACCACCCATGAGCCGCTGGCGCGTGCGGTGCTTGCCGAAGTCGAACGGCAGCTGGTCGATTTGTCCACCGCCGAGACCGCAGGTGCGGCATGGCGGGATTACGGCGAAATCGCCCTGTGTGCCGATGAAGCGGCGATGATTGCCTATTCCGACCACATCGCGGCCGAGCATCTGCAGGTCCATACCGCCGATGCCAAGGGTTTGGCGCTGAAGCTGCGCAATTACGGGTCGCTGTTCATCGGTGAGCTGGCCTCTGTTGTCTATTCTGACAAATGCTCGGGCACCAACCACACACTGCCGACCATGGCGGCAGGTCGTTATACCGGCGGGCTGTGGGTTGGTACTTATGTGAAGATCGCTACCCATCAATGGCTGACCGCTGAAGGCGTTAAGCAGGTTGCGCCTCCGGCCGTACGTCAAAGTGCCAATGAAGGATTGGAGGGCCACCGTCGTGCCGCCCAGTTGCGGCTCGACCGGCTGCAGGCGCAGGGAAAGTAA
- a CDS encoding TRAP transporter large permease, giving the protein MTILALAVTFVVLTVLGMPIAFVIGSACLVALLISGQSLTLLSHFMYIGVDSFVLVAVPMFVLTGEIMLKGRMTGALTDFADVIVGRIRGGMGHTNIAASVFFAGITGSASADTTALGSVLIPTMAEKGYSRAYATAVTIASSVIGPIIPPSLTFVIYAMAVGGVSVGELFLAGIIPGVLVAIALMVMNYRISLARNYEKRTERYSVGFVLTTVRRSLLVLVMPVLIVVGVLSGDFTATEAAAVASIYALVICMVVTRTLKFRELPDVFFSTAKTSSIMFLLLATSSVLSYILATQGVPTMIANSFQAVTDNKYVFLMLMNISLLMIGLVLDLFPAIIIFGPIFAGIAQSYGVDPVQFGVVFCVNLLIGLNTPPVGSGLFLGAAVGKVRLEDLIREVRPFILMEIVVLLILTYVPFLTTTLPRTVMGFFGG; this is encoded by the coding sequence ATGACCATTCTAGCACTTGCCGTAACCTTCGTGGTTCTCACCGTTCTGGGAATGCCGATTGCCTTCGTGATTGGCTCCGCGTGTCTTGTCGCACTGCTGATCAGCGGTCAAAGCCTGACCCTGCTGTCGCATTTCATGTATATCGGGGTGGACTCCTTCGTACTGGTCGCAGTGCCGATGTTCGTGCTGACCGGCGAGATCATGCTGAAGGGGCGGATGACCGGCGCTCTGACCGATTTTGCCGATGTCATCGTCGGCCGCATCCGCGGCGGCATGGGCCACACCAATATCGCCGCCAGCGTCTTCTTTGCCGGCATAACCGGCTCAGCCTCGGCGGATACCACTGCGCTCGGTTCGGTGCTGATCCCGACCATGGCGGAAAAAGGCTACAGCCGCGCTTACGCGACCGCGGTGACGATTGCCTCTTCGGTGATCGGTCCGATCATCCCGCCGAGCCTGACTTTCGTGATCTACGCGATGGCGGTAGGTGGTGTTTCGGTTGGCGAGCTGTTTCTCGCCGGGATCATTCCCGGCGTGCTCGTGGCCATTGCCCTGATGGTAATGAACTACCGGATTTCGCTGGCCCGGAACTATGAAAAGCGGACAGAGCGTTATTCGGTCGGATTCGTCCTGACCACGGTGCGCCGCAGTCTGCTGGTGCTGGTGATGCCGGTACTGATCGTGGTCGGAGTGCTCAGCGGTGATTTCACCGCTACCGAAGCCGCCGCCGTGGCCTCGATCTATGCGCTGGTGATCTGCATGGTGGTGACGCGCACGCTGAAATTTCGCGAGCTGCCGGATGTTTTCTTCAGCACCGCCAAGACCAGCTCGATCATGTTCCTGCTTCTGGCAACCAGTTCGGTGCTGAGCTACATCCTGGCGACGCAGGGCGTGCCGACGATGATCGCCAATTCTTTCCAGGCTGTCACCGACAACAAATACGTCTTCCTGATGCTGATGAATATCTCGCTGTTGATGATCGGTCTGGTGCTGGACCTGTTCCCGGCGATCATCATCTTTGGGCCGATCTTTGCCGGGATCGCTCAGAGCTATGGGGTGGATCCGGTCCAGTTCGGCGTTGTGTTCTGCGTCAATCTGCTGATCGGGCTGAACACGCCGCCGGTAGGATCGGGTCTGTTCCTTGGCGCGGCGGTCGGCAAGGTCCGGCTGGAGGACCTGATCCGAGAGGTGCGACCCTTCATCCTGATGGAAATCGTCGTGCTGCTGATCCTGACATATGTACCCTTCCTGACCACAACGCTTCCGCGCACCGTAATGGGGTTTTTCGGCGGCTGA
- a CDS encoding TRAP transporter small permease produces MRSAFALFDTALRFAIGLSIAGIMLAICLQVVARGTIGALPWPEELSVILMIWGLLLAAAYVLNERGHVGITYFVERLGPKTGALLVAAMHLLIILFAAAVIYGSIDKLGSVARLRTGALGISRAVPNLAIPVACALYIVVSIRIILESFEQWRNPG; encoded by the coding sequence ATGCGGTCTGCATTTGCCCTTTTTGATACAGCCCTGCGCTTTGCCATAGGCCTCTCAATAGCAGGCATCATGCTGGCGATCTGTCTTCAGGTTGTCGCGCGCGGCACCATTGGCGCGCTGCCATGGCCCGAAGAACTGAGCGTGATCCTCATGATCTGGGGGCTGCTCCTGGCCGCCGCCTATGTTCTCAATGAACGTGGTCACGTCGGGATCACCTATTTTGTCGAGCGCCTGGGGCCGAAAACGGGTGCCCTGTTGGTCGCGGCGATGCATCTTCTGATCATTTTGTTTGCGGCAGCCGTCATCTATGGCTCGATTGACAAGCTCGGCTCCGTCGCGCGGTTGCGTACCGGAGCACTTGGCATCAGCCGGGCCGTTCCCAACCTGGCCATCCCGGTAGCTTGCGCGCTTTATATTGTCGTCTCGATCCGGATCATCCTTGAATCCTTTGAGCAGTGGCGGAACCCGGGATGA